A genomic segment from Syntrophotalea acetylenivorans encodes:
- the xerD gene encoding site-specific tyrosine recombinase XerD, which produces MNQKLDLFLNYLTVEKGLSANTLEAYGRDLSRYVGFLLEKEAHHPDQATATLVLDFLGSLKKSGLSSRSRARTLVALRTFHRFLLAEGYACENPTSQIKAPRTLSSLPKTLSPEEVERLLAAPIGDTPLDLRDRAMFDLLYATGLRVSELVGLKVSDLQLDVGYLTAFGKGGKQRIVPMGESALGELRDYLNMGRPSLVKDRVNSFLFLNRSGNGLTRQGFWKIIKRRALQAGISKNITPHTLRHSFATHLLDNGADLRAVQTMLGHADISTTQIYTHVTRERLKRLHALIHPRG; this is translated from the coding sequence ATGAACCAAAAGCTCGACCTTTTTCTTAACTATCTGACTGTCGAAAAGGGCTTGTCGGCTAATACGCTGGAGGCTTATGGAAGGGACCTGTCCCGCTATGTGGGGTTTCTGCTCGAGAAAGAAGCTCACCATCCGGATCAGGCCACGGCCACGCTGGTGCTGGATTTTCTCGGCTCTTTAAAAAAGTCCGGACTGTCCTCCCGGAGCCGGGCGAGGACTCTCGTAGCCTTGCGGACTTTTCATCGCTTTTTGCTTGCCGAAGGGTACGCCTGCGAGAATCCCACTAGTCAGATCAAGGCTCCGCGAACCCTGAGTAGTTTGCCAAAGACCTTGTCTCCGGAAGAGGTGGAACGTTTACTTGCGGCACCGATTGGTGATACTCCCCTTGATCTGAGGGATCGAGCCATGTTCGACCTGCTTTATGCAACGGGGCTTCGGGTATCTGAACTGGTCGGGCTTAAGGTTTCTGATTTGCAACTCGATGTCGGCTATTTAACCGCCTTTGGCAAGGGCGGCAAGCAACGCATCGTTCCCATGGGAGAATCGGCCCTTGGAGAATTGCGTGATTATCTGAATATGGGACGTCCGTCCCTGGTCAAGGACAGAGTGAACTCGTTTCTGTTTCTCAACCGATCGGGGAATGGGTTGACACGTCAGGGCTTCTGGAAGATTATTAAGCGGCGAGCCTTGCAAGCCGGGATCAGCAAAAATATTACCCCGCATACATTACGTCATTCCTTTGCCACCCATCTGCTCGATAATGGGGCGGACTTACGCGCTGTTCAAACCATGCTGGGTCATGCCGATATATCTACTACTCAGATATATACCCACGTTACCCGGGAACGGCTGAAACGCTTACATGCACTGATTCATCCCAGAGGGTAA
- the glnD gene encoding [protein-PII] uridylyltransferase: MLFDIDAYFTAELIAACKQDYQGNRLLLVEAARAFLSKGQSEIRDRHRAGLGGRAVVEQVTELNDILLQRLYRTASEGLPQDKEKFCVLLAVGGYGRAQLNPRSDIDLMFFYSSKGQDYAEALSERMLYVLWDLNLEVGYSVRASRDCIDMAEKDTTVRTALLDTRYLTGSRECYAEFERTVVSKIYSWNSKKFLQEKLVEHERRMGKYGSSVFLLEPNIKEGEGGLRDIQTALWMAQAKYKCRNLRELIMKGMVTERQGEEFERALDYLWRIRNELHYLSKGKNEQLRFDQQEKIAHFLGYQDTKQAPAVEQFMQDYYAHATHVEHITSYLMAKVMGALDAQSTRAVHSSRRPVRRQVGDHFYIHGNELRVEQDGLFEEKPELMMRAFRLAQEQGVKVSIQIKTLIRENLHRINDRVRRSRTMTDDFMAILRFPHRVFDALNTMHHLRFLNHFIPEFGRLYCKVQHDAYHIYTVDFHSLFALEELVKIRQGEYDKSFELLSKVANDLEKRELLLLAALLHDIGKGQGKDHCNKGADMIPTIARRLGLNKEDASRLEFLVRNHLQMAHISQRRDLHDDALIVQFARQMGMSENLRMLFLLTVADIRAVGPDVWTAWKGLLLQELYEKAYDVLERGDFYRESRSERIRNRKRRVVELLKGEYSERAVKERLNLMSMRYLFAQRSANIAEHIRLIMNRRDSTLAFKATNEKDANYTELTIVTLDVAGLFTMITGVMAAYNINILGAQIYTHNDGLAFDVLQVRGHQGRPIVSQEKWEQVRSSLEAVIEGRMQVDDLVRDRQQVKALPTSPKPRKPSRMEIDNEVSRDYSVLDIYTHDKVGLLYTISKTLRDMGLYIGVSKISTKVDQVADTFYVRDIFSQKITDPDRISELRQNLLNAIDSSGEE, translated from the coding sequence ATGTTATTTGATATCGATGCCTATTTTACTGCCGAACTGATAGCGGCTTGCAAGCAAGACTATCAGGGGAATCGCTTGCTGCTGGTTGAGGCCGCCCGGGCCTTTCTTTCAAAGGGGCAGTCGGAAATCCGTGACCGGCACCGTGCAGGACTCGGTGGTCGAGCAGTCGTTGAACAGGTGACGGAATTAAACGACATTTTGCTGCAGAGGTTGTATCGGACTGCCTCTGAAGGCCTGCCTCAAGATAAAGAGAAGTTTTGCGTATTGCTGGCTGTTGGGGGATACGGTCGCGCGCAGCTCAATCCCAGATCCGATATCGATTTGATGTTTTTTTATTCCAGCAAAGGCCAGGACTATGCCGAAGCTCTGTCCGAACGGATGCTGTATGTTCTTTGGGATTTGAATCTTGAGGTTGGCTACAGTGTTCGTGCCAGTCGCGATTGTATTGATATGGCCGAAAAAGACACCACTGTGCGTACCGCTCTGCTCGATACGCGGTATCTGACCGGTAGTCGGGAGTGCTACGCTGAATTTGAACGGACGGTGGTCAGCAAAATATACAGCTGGAACAGTAAAAAGTTTTTGCAGGAAAAGCTGGTTGAACATGAACGACGGATGGGCAAGTACGGATCATCGGTCTTTTTACTGGAACCCAATATCAAAGAGGGGGAAGGGGGACTGCGTGATATCCAAACCGCTTTGTGGATGGCCCAGGCCAAGTATAAATGCCGAAACCTGCGCGAACTGATTATGAAAGGAATGGTTACCGAACGGCAGGGGGAGGAATTTGAGAGGGCCCTCGACTATCTGTGGAGAATACGCAACGAACTGCACTATTTGTCCAAGGGAAAAAACGAGCAGCTTCGTTTCGACCAACAAGAAAAGATCGCTCACTTTCTAGGTTATCAGGATACCAAGCAAGCTCCTGCAGTCGAACAGTTTATGCAGGACTATTATGCCCATGCCACCCATGTAGAGCATATTACGTCTTACCTGATGGCTAAGGTGATGGGGGCCCTTGACGCCCAGTCGACGCGTGCGGTTCATAGCAGCAGACGGCCCGTACGACGCCAAGTTGGAGACCATTTCTACATTCACGGAAACGAATTGCGGGTTGAGCAGGACGGTTTGTTTGAAGAAAAACCGGAGCTGATGATGCGGGCCTTCCGCCTTGCTCAGGAGCAAGGGGTTAAGGTCAGTATCCAAATAAAAACGTTGATCCGGGAAAATCTACATCGAATCAACGACCGGGTACGTCGTTCTCGGACAATGACCGATGACTTTATGGCGATTCTGCGTTTTCCGCACCGGGTCTTCGATGCCTTGAATACCATGCATCATTTGCGTTTTTTGAATCACTTCATACCTGAATTCGGTCGTCTTTACTGCAAGGTGCAGCACGATGCTTACCATATCTACACCGTAGACTTTCATTCCCTTTTTGCCCTGGAAGAACTGGTAAAAATCCGACAGGGAGAATACGATAAATCATTTGAACTTCTGAGTAAGGTGGCCAATGACCTCGAAAAAAGAGAATTGTTGCTGTTAGCAGCTCTTCTCCACGATATAGGTAAAGGGCAGGGAAAGGACCATTGCAACAAAGGTGCTGACATGATCCCGACCATCGCCCGGCGCCTCGGTCTCAATAAGGAAGACGCCAGTCGCCTGGAGTTTTTAGTGCGGAATCATTTGCAGATGGCTCATATCTCCCAACGACGGGATTTGCACGATGATGCATTGATCGTGCAGTTTGCCCGGCAGATGGGCATGAGCGAAAATCTGCGTATGTTGTTTTTGTTGACCGTTGCCGATATCAGGGCCGTTGGCCCGGATGTTTGGACCGCCTGGAAGGGTTTGCTTTTACAAGAGCTTTATGAAAAGGCCTACGATGTTTTGGAGCGCGGCGACTTTTACCGGGAGAGCCGTTCGGAGAGGATTCGCAATCGCAAACGCCGGGTTGTGGAGTTGTTGAAGGGCGAGTACAGTGAACGCGCTGTCAAGGAGCGTCTCAATTTGATGAGTATGCGCTACCTGTTTGCGCAGCGTTCGGCAAATATCGCCGAACACATACGCCTGATCATGAATCGGCGAGATTCCACCCTGGCTTTTAAGGCAACCAACGAAAAGGATGCAAATTATACGGAGCTGACGATTGTCACCCTGGATGTTGCCGGTCTCTTCACCATGATCACGGGTGTGATGGCGGCTTATAATATCAACATCCTCGGGGCGCAGATCTACACCCATAATGACGGACTGGCTTTTGATGTTTTGCAGGTGCGGGGTCATCAGGGCCGACCGATCGTCTCTCAGGAAAAGTGGGAACAGGTGCGCAGCTCTCTTGAAGCTGTGATTGAAGGACGCATGCAGGTTGATGATCTTGTTCGTGATCGCCAGCAAGTCAAGGCGTTGCCGACTTCTCCAAAGCCACGGAAGCCCAGCCGTATGGAAATTGACAACGAGGTGTCCAGGGATTATTCGGTCCTCGATATCTATACCCACGATAAAGTTGGCTTGCTCTATACCATCAGCAAGACTTTGCGAGATATGGGCCTCTATATTGGCGTTTCTAAAATCTCGACAAAGGTCGATCAAGTGGCCGATACTTTTTACGTCCGCGATATTTTCAGCCAAAAGATTACCGACCCTGACCGCATTTCCGAGCTACGCCAGAATCTGCTTAATGCTATCGATAGCTCAGGCGAAGAATAG
- a CDS encoding N-acetylmuramoyl-L-alanine amidase, with protein MQFIRFICAVFLLLAFLLPVRLCHAGPIDAFNKARQQYDLLLASQNKQLYRDNWERVINRFEDFSERYSTHSKAPAAVYLAGKASQRLYGISQKRSDIVSSIAFYRRLASKYPSSNLADDGLVLAAGAVEKHQKQHAKAYLLYQEAVERYPEGDMIRLAEQGVRRLASYAPAKKVLSASSPVEKPSSAVSGKRLLNAIRHWASPEYTRIVLELNGSVVFRTGSLPGDAAKGTAPRIYIDLQGAGIASGINQRTVVKEGMLRQVRVGTQKNNSTRVVLDLAMAAEYKAFALKGPDRIVIDMGTTKQAVLAANPTEIRSPPAAGDPIAKVLDQTPEDRQPQVRLPEGGSNRLRRIVVDAGHGGKDPGAIGSGGTKEKDVTLAMALKLAKRLKQEFGCQVVLTRDKDVYLALEERTALANRVGADLFISIHANASRNRSVRGVETYYLNFSKNDKAAAVAARENGTSLKQVGDLEMILFDLMANSKINESSRLAAEIQSSLVNSLGRHYSQIKDHGVRQGPFYVLLGATMPSVLVETAFISNKTEESRLKSSKFQGRAADAIVAGVKKFAKASRMVATK; from the coding sequence ATGCAATTCATTCGATTTATCTGTGCCGTATTTTTGCTGTTGGCCTTTTTGTTGCCGGTCCGACTTTGTCATGCCGGTCCCATCGATGCTTTCAACAAGGCACGCCAGCAGTACGATCTTCTGCTGGCTTCGCAAAATAAGCAGCTCTATAGGGACAACTGGGAAAGAGTTATCAATCGCTTTGAGGACTTTTCCGAACGCTACAGCACTCACTCAAAGGCGCCCGCTGCCGTTTATCTGGCTGGAAAAGCCAGTCAACGGCTTTACGGTATTTCTCAAAAAAGATCCGACATTGTTTCGTCAATTGCTTTTTATAGACGTCTTGCGAGCAAGTATCCAAGCAGTAATCTGGCCGACGACGGTTTGGTGCTGGCAGCAGGGGCTGTTGAAAAACATCAGAAGCAGCACGCAAAGGCTTACCTGCTCTACCAGGAGGCAGTTGAGCGCTACCCTGAAGGGGATATGATCCGTCTGGCGGAACAGGGGGTCCGCCGTTTGGCTTCGTATGCCCCTGCTAAGAAGGTGCTCTCAGCGTCCTCTCCTGTTGAAAAACCATCCAGCGCAGTATCGGGGAAACGGCTGTTAAACGCCATTCGTCATTGGGCCAGCCCTGAATACACGCGGATCGTGTTGGAACTCAACGGTTCGGTGGTTTTTCGTACCGGTTCTTTGCCGGGAGATGCTGCCAAAGGAACCGCGCCGCGAATCTATATTGATCTGCAGGGAGCCGGGATTGCATCAGGCATTAATCAGAGGACGGTGGTCAAAGAAGGGATGCTCCGTCAGGTCCGCGTTGGAACGCAAAAGAACAACAGTACCCGGGTAGTTCTTGATCTCGCTATGGCAGCCGAGTACAAGGCCTTTGCCCTGAAGGGACCCGATCGCATCGTAATCGATATGGGCACCACTAAGCAGGCAGTGCTTGCGGCCAACCCAACGGAAATACGATCACCGCCCGCCGCAGGAGACCCTATTGCCAAGGTTCTGGATCAAACCCCTGAAGACCGGCAACCTCAGGTACGTTTGCCTGAAGGGGGAAGCAATCGGTTGCGACGGATTGTAGTCGATGCCGGTCATGGCGGCAAGGATCCCGGTGCGATAGGTTCCGGGGGCACGAAAGAAAAGGACGTGACCCTGGCTATGGCCCTTAAGCTGGCAAAGCGCTTGAAACAAGAGTTCGGTTGTCAGGTTGTCCTGACCCGTGACAAGGATGTCTATCTGGCGTTGGAAGAGCGAACCGCCCTGGCTAATCGGGTTGGTGCCGATCTGTTTATTTCAATCCATGCCAACGCCAGCAGGAACCGGTCTGTTCGTGGTGTTGAAACCTACTATTTGAATTTCTCGAAAAACGATAAGGCCGCAGCGGTTGCCGCCCGGGAAAATGGTACGTCGTTGAAACAGGTCGGGGATTTGGAGATGATTCTGTTTGATTTGATGGCCAACTCGAAGATCAATGAATCGAGTAGATTGGCTGCGGAGATCCAGAGTAGTCTGGTCAATTCCCTTGGACGCCATTATTCACAAATCAAGGACCATGGGGTTCGTCAAGGACCTTTCTACGTGTTACTGGGGGCCACCATGCCTTCGGTTCTGGTTGAAACGGCCTTTATCAGCAATAAAACAGAAGAAAGTCGATTGAAAAGCAGCAAGTTCCAGGGGAGGGCCGCTGACGCTATTGTCGCCGGGGTCAAGAAATTCGCCAAAGCCAGCCGCATGGTCGCTACCAAATAG
- a CDS encoding cation diffusion facilitator family transporter gives MTNSTRKIRAARTSLATTIILTGLKLLAALATGSLAVLSSAIDSLLDIFMSSANYFAIRQAELPPDPKHPFGHGKFETLATIFQAMMIALSGLWILYESTQRLIHGSNLARLEEGMVVLLISSVVSWKIASYLKTTAKATESSALKADALHFSMDIYTNIALVGGLGLVMWLDTPWLDPVLSLLVGCYILFEAYRLVRYGMSDILDEQLPDSIRQEIAAIIDLHQAHLIDYHRLRTRRAGSQKIIDFHLTVCKHLTVKEAHEIADHLEERIRTRIGGSDVTIHIEPCIRSDCNERQPCPKDSPPLEKGS, from the coding sequence ATGACCAACAGCACTCGAAAAATCCGGGCGGCACGCACTTCTTTGGCTACGACCATTATCCTGACAGGCCTTAAGCTATTGGCCGCACTGGCTACCGGTTCCCTTGCAGTATTGTCATCTGCCATTGATTCGCTGCTGGACATCTTCATGTCAAGCGCCAATTATTTCGCCATTCGTCAGGCCGAATTACCGCCTGACCCCAAGCATCCCTTCGGCCACGGCAAATTTGAAACTCTGGCAACCATCTTTCAAGCCATGATGATCGCCCTTTCGGGCCTATGGATCCTTTACGAATCAACTCAGCGTCTAATTCATGGGAGCAACCTGGCTCGCTTAGAAGAAGGAATGGTGGTTCTGCTGATCAGTTCGGTGGTTTCCTGGAAAATCGCCAGTTACCTAAAAACCACCGCTAAGGCAACCGAATCTTCCGCTCTGAAGGCAGACGCCTTACATTTCTCCATGGACATCTATACCAACATTGCCTTGGTGGGCGGACTTGGCCTGGTGATGTGGCTGGATACCCCATGGCTCGACCCGGTACTTTCACTTTTGGTGGGATGCTACATCCTTTTCGAGGCGTACCGTCTGGTGCGTTACGGCATGAGCGACATTCTCGACGAACAACTCCCCGATTCGATCCGCCAGGAAATCGCCGCCATTATCGACCTCCACCAAGCGCACCTGATCGACTATCATCGGTTGCGCACCCGACGGGCCGGGTCGCAAAAGATCATCGATTTTCACCTGACTGTTTGCAAGCACCTGACCGTTAAGGAAGCCCACGAGATTGCGGATCATCTCGAGGAACGGATTCGTACCAGAATCGGCGGCAGCGATGTGACCATTCACATCGAGCCTTGTATCCGGTCCGATTGTAACGAACGTCAGCCCTGCCCCAAGGATTCTCCACCTTTAGAAAAGGGATCTTGA